Genomic DNA from Mycobacteroides chelonae CCUG 47445:
GCCGTCGACTGCGCTGCGCACCACCTTGGCCGCTGCTCCCGGATGCTCGGCGAAGAATCCCGCGAAGTAGGACACGAACGGCGCCTTGCCATCCGGCACTTTGGGGTTGTGCTGCCGGTAGTCGTCGGTCACTACCTCGGCGGCCTGCTGCACCTCGTGCTTGTTGAAGAACCGGTCGTAGAAGTTGAGGACAAGCTGACGGTTGGCCTCTTGGCGGCCACTATCGCGCCCGTCGGATGCGGAAACGTCCGAATGTCCGCACGCGGACACAAGGCCGGTCGCGCCGGACAGCGTCAGCGCCAGCGCGACAGTGGCCAGGGTCAGTGGTCTTCTCATCTGGCCACTTTCCCATCCCACATGAGGCTCAGTCCAAGTCGGCCAGAGCCTTGCGCGCGGCTTCGAGTTCGGCTTCCAGAGCGGCGACCTTGGCGGCCTGCTGCGATCGCGCTTCTTCGATTACCGCGTCGATAGGGGTGGA
This window encodes:
- a CDS encoding nuclear transport factor 2 family protein, yielding MRRPLTLATVALALTLSGATGLVSACGHSDVSASDGRDSGRQEANRQLVLNFYDRFFNKHEVQQAAEVVTDDYRQHNPKVPDGKAPFVSYFAGFFAEHPGAAAKVVRSAVDGDLVYLHVHSTNDPQDRGQAVVDIFRVDGGKIVEHWDVIQDVPAESANGNTMF